In Ktedonobacteraceae bacterium, one genomic interval encodes:
- a CDS encoding CAP domain-containing protein, with translation MKKIWWSLLCLALMVLLAACGSQVVYQSSSSSNFTSYSISQTGVQSLPTPTPPQFSIPSQKTAPTPHVQPTINTPHPTVTPGGPTPPPPSNCITYSNDTTHVPPANGSLDAPYGPAPTSSEAQQLTWQLFQLINSDRAACGLPPFAWNNTLASGALLHSWNMYHCGFSHTCPDGMTQYQRIANEGFAGLNDCGENIGEAGPYPTPWAGVYSVQESMAHEPPDGWHRIHLFSTTLHRIGIGVYVDPNGWIWFTEDMVS, from the coding sequence GTGAAGAAAATCTGGTGGAGTCTATTATGCCTCGCGTTGATGGTATTGCTGGCGGCATGCGGATCTCAGGTCGTCTATCAATCCTCGTCGTCGAGCAATTTCACCAGTTATTCGATCAGCCAGACCGGTGTGCAGTCTTTGCCTACACCAACACCGCCCCAGTTCTCCATCCCCAGTCAGAAGACGGCTCCCACGCCGCATGTACAGCCCACTATAAATACTCCTCACCCTACTGTTACACCGGGCGGGCCTACTCCACCACCGCCATCGAACTGCATCACCTACAGCAACGATACCACGCACGTGCCGCCGGCGAATGGCTCACTGGACGCTCCCTACGGTCCCGCGCCTACCTCCAGTGAAGCGCAGCAACTCACCTGGCAGCTCTTCCAATTGATCAATAGTGATCGTGCCGCCTGTGGCCTGCCCCCGTTCGCCTGGAATAACACCCTGGCATCCGGCGCGTTGCTGCACAGCTGGAACATGTATCACTGCGGCTTCAGCCACACCTGTCCCGATGGTATGACGCAGTACCAGCGCATCGCCAATGAGGGCTTCGCCGGCCTGAATGACTGCGGCGAGAACATCGGCGAGGCCGGGCCATACCCGACTCCCTGGGCGGGAGTCTACTCCGTACAGGAAAGCATGGCCCACGAACCCCCGGATGGCTGGCACCGCATCCACCTCTTCAGCACGACGCTGCACCGCATCGGCATCGGTGTCTACGTGGACCCGAACGGTTGGATCTGGTTCACCGAAGACATGGTGAGCTAG